A region of Burkholderiales bacterium JOSHI_001 DNA encodes the following proteins:
- a CDS encoding Protein of unknown function (DUF2783) (PFAM: Protein of unknown function (DUF2783)) yields the protein MPLITTPHIADPDGFYEELINSQRDLSDEQAQLMNAKLVLLLANHIGERSVLREALAAARPQGAAAAA from the coding sequence ATGCCACTGATCACCACCCCCCACATCGCCGACCCGGACGGCTTCTACGAAGAGCTGATCAACAGCCAGCGCGACCTGAGTGACGAGCAGGCGCAGTTGATGAACGCCAAGCTGGTGCTGCTGCTGGCCAACCACATCGGCGAGCGCAGCGTGCTGCGCGAAGCCCTGGCGGCGGCGCGGCCCCAAGGCGCCGCGGCCGCGGCCTGA
- a CDS encoding 5-carboxymethyl-2-hydroxymuconate isomerase (PFAM: 5-carboxymethyl-2-hydroxymuconate isomerase): MPHLVIVYTPNLEPLTDMGALCRHLADAMLTVQDEDGKQVFPTGGTRVLACPAAHFAVADGSGEHAFAYFHLRMGRGRSAATQQRAGQTLTDVARAHFAPVLAKHRVGLTLQVDEGPEVFDAKFGNLHPLFTKTP; encoded by the coding sequence ATGCCGCACCTCGTGATCGTCTACACCCCGAACCTGGAGCCGCTGACCGACATGGGCGCGCTGTGCCGCCATTTGGCCGACGCCATGCTGACCGTGCAGGACGAGGACGGGAAGCAGGTCTTCCCCACCGGCGGCACCCGGGTGCTGGCCTGTCCGGCGGCGCATTTCGCCGTGGCCGATGGCTCCGGCGAACACGCCTTCGCCTACTTCCACCTGCGCATGGGCCGGGGCCGCAGCGCGGCCACCCAGCAGCGCGCCGGCCAGACCTTGACCGACGTGGCCCGCGCCCACTTCGCGCCGGTGCTGGCAAAGCACCGCGTGGGCCTGACCCTGCAGGTGGACGAAGGCCCGGAAGTGTTCGACGCCAAGTTCGGCAATCTGCATCCCTTGTTCACCAAGACGCCCTGA
- a CDS encoding 2-oxo-hepta-3-ene-1,7-dioic acid hydratase (PFAM: Fumarylacetoacetate (FAA) hydrolase family~TIGRFAM: 2-oxo-hepta-3-ene-1,7-dioic acid hydratase) yields MLDPATIDALAKQLYDARKQRVQLRHFSRQHPQMSIEDGYAIQQAWVKLEQADGRSIKGRKIGLTSRAMQQASQITEPDYAPLMDDMFFASGGDIPFSRFIAPRIEVELAFILGRPLAGPGVTMFDVLAATDWVSPAVEIIDARIEQFDRDTKAMRKVFDTISDFAANAGIVLGGRPVRPDSVDLRWVGALLHKNGVIEETGLAAGVLGHPANGVAWLANKIAPHDEQLNAGDVVLAGSFTRPATAVAGDNFHVDYGPLGSISFRLA; encoded by the coding sequence ATGCTCGACCCCGCCACCATCGACGCGCTGGCAAAGCAGCTCTACGACGCACGCAAGCAGCGTGTGCAGCTGCGCCACTTCTCCCGGCAACACCCGCAGATGAGCATCGAGGATGGTTACGCCATCCAGCAGGCCTGGGTGAAGCTGGAACAGGCCGATGGCCGAAGCATCAAGGGCCGCAAGATCGGCCTGACCAGCCGCGCCATGCAGCAGGCCAGCCAGATCACCGAGCCCGACTACGCGCCGCTGATGGACGACATGTTCTTCGCGTCCGGCGGCGACATCCCCTTCAGCCGCTTCATCGCCCCGCGCATCGAGGTGGAACTGGCCTTCATCCTGGGCCGCCCGCTGGCCGGGCCCGGTGTCACCATGTTCGACGTGCTGGCTGCCACCGACTGGGTGAGCCCGGCGGTGGAGATCATTGATGCGCGCATCGAGCAGTTCGATCGCGACACCAAGGCCATGCGCAAGGTCTTCGACACCATCAGCGACTTCGCCGCCAACGCCGGCATCGTGCTGGGCGGCCGACCGGTGCGGCCCGACAGCGTGGATTTGCGCTGGGTGGGCGCGTTGCTGCACAAGAACGGCGTGATCGAAGAAACCGGCCTGGCCGCCGGCGTGCTGGGCCATCCCGCGAATGGCGTGGCCTGGCTGGCCAACAAGATCGCCCCGCATGACGAACAGCTGAACGCCGGCGACGTGGTGCTGGCCGGCAGCTTCACCCGCCCCGCCACCGCGGTGGCGGGCGACAACTTCCACGTGGACTACGGGCCCTTGGGCTCGATCAGCTTTCGATTGGCGTGA
- a CDS encoding ribulose-5-phosphate 4-epimerase-like epimerase or aldolase (PFAM: Class II Aldolase and Adducin N-terminal domain), with the protein MAYTKPERIPQPEWDARVQLAAAYRIFHMLGWSELIYNHISLRVPGEPQHYLINPFGLHYTEVCASNLVKVNDAGQTVGSSDWPINPAGATFHTAIHATVPDAACVMHVHTTPTMAVCCSEGGLSFTNFYAAQLYGQVAYHDFEGITVRADEGARILASAGDKRVLLLRNHGPVVIGQTLAHAFNLLWLVQRACEVQLATLGMGAARAIPVPVMESCVRDALNFNPKYGAGQDSFDAMQRLVDRLDPGYRS; encoded by the coding sequence ATGGCCTACACCAAGCCCGAACGCATTCCGCAGCCCGAGTGGGACGCCCGCGTGCAACTGGCGGCGGCCTACCGCATCTTCCACATGCTGGGCTGGAGCGAGCTGATCTACAACCACATCTCGCTGCGGGTGCCGGGTGAGCCGCAGCACTACCTGATCAACCCATTTGGGCTGCACTACACCGAGGTCTGCGCCAGCAACCTGGTGAAGGTGAACGATGCAGGCCAGACCGTCGGCAGCAGCGATTGGCCGATCAACCCGGCCGGCGCCACCTTCCACACCGCCATCCACGCCACCGTGCCCGATGCCGCCTGCGTGATGCATGTGCACACCACGCCGACCATGGCGGTGTGCTGCAGCGAGGGTGGCCTGTCCTTCACCAACTTCTACGCCGCGCAGTTGTATGGCCAGGTGGCCTACCACGACTTCGAGGGCATCACCGTGCGCGCCGACGAGGGTGCACGCATCCTGGCGTCTGCCGGCGACAAACGGGTTCTGCTCTTGCGCAACCATGGCCCGGTGGTCATCGGCCAGACGCTGGCCCACGCCTTCAACCTGCTGTGGCTGGTGCAGCGCGCTTGCGAGGTGCAACTGGCCACCCTGGGCATGGGCGCCGCGCGCGCCATTCCCGTGCCGGTGATGGAAAGTTGTGTGCGCGACGCACTGAACTTCAATCCGAAGTACGGTGCCGGGCAGGACAGTTTCGACGCCATGCAGCGGCTGGTGGACCGCCTCGACCCGGGCTATCGCTCATGA
- a CDS encoding bifunctional isomerase/decarboxylase in 4-hydroxyphenylacetate degradation (PFAM: Fumarylacetoacetate (FAA) hydrolase family~TIGRFAM: 4-hydroxyphenylacetate degradation bifunctional isomerase/decarboxylase, N-terminal subunit; overlaps another CDS with the same product name): MLVIECRFMQAVFTPVLAATWPGTVYGVALNDPASLAALGAAANQAPYKAAPQAPVLYIKPRNTVVGPGAAVAVPADASALQMGPALAVVIGRSACRVREADALAHVAGCTVVNDICVPQDSWYRPGLRFRVRDGFCPMARSLAPVADPDALTIRLWIDGQRAFEAHTAGFTRPLARLLADISGFMTLQPGDVLITGVHHGAPLARAGQRIRIEVPGVGELEHTLVSEAHG; this comes from the coding sequence ATGTTAGTGATTGAATGCCGCTTCATGCAAGCCGTGTTCACCCCAGTCCTTGCGGCCACCTGGCCGGGCACGGTCTATGGCGTGGCGCTGAACGACCCCGCGTCGCTGGCGGCGCTGGGCGCGGCGGCGAACCAAGCGCCTTACAAGGCCGCGCCCCAGGCGCCGGTGCTCTACATCAAGCCCCGCAACACCGTGGTGGGCCCGGGGGCTGCGGTCGCGGTGCCGGCCGATGCATCGGCCTTGCAGATGGGCCCGGCGCTGGCGGTGGTGATAGGGCGCAGCGCTTGCCGCGTGCGCGAGGCGGACGCCCTGGCCCATGTGGCCGGCTGCACCGTGGTGAACGACATCTGCGTGCCGCAGGACAGCTGGTACCGCCCGGGCCTGCGATTCCGGGTGCGGGACGGCTTCTGTCCGATGGCGCGATCCCTGGCCCCTGTGGCTGACCCCGACGCACTGACGATCCGGCTGTGGATTGATGGCCAACGCGCCTTCGAAGCGCATACCGCCGGCTTTACCAGGCCGCTGGCCCGGCTGCTGGCCGACATCAGCGGCTTCATGACCCTGCAGCCCGGCGACGTGCTGATCACCGGGGTGCACCATGGCGCGCCGCTGGCGCGGGCCGGGCAGCGCATCCGCATTGAAGTGCCGGGCGTTGGTGAGCTGGAGCACACGCTGGTGTCGGAGGCCCACGGATGA
- a CDS encoding bifunctional isomerase/decarboxylase in 4-hydroxyphenylacetate degradation (PFAM: Fumarylacetoacetate (FAA) hydrolase family~TIGRFAM: 4-hydroxyphenylacetate degradation bifunctional isomerase/decarboxylase, C-terminal subunit; overlaps another CDS with the same product name) produces the protein MRTARVAFGGAVHSATPHGEPGRIQLENGQVLAEDQVLWLPPLQAGTIIALGLNYAEHAKELAFGARQDEPLAFLKGPGTLVGHRGLTPRPADAAFMHYECELAVVIGRTAKKVKQADALSCVAGYTVANDYAVRDYLENWLRPNLRVKNRDQATALGPWLVNADEVPDPQALALCTRVNGQVTQRGHTRDMIHSVAALVEYLSSFMTLGPGDIILTGTPEGVVNVKAGDVVETEIDGIGCLVNTVV, from the coding sequence ATGAGAACCGCCCGCGTGGCCTTCGGCGGCGCCGTCCACAGCGCCACGCCGCACGGTGAACCCGGCCGCATCCAGCTGGAAAACGGCCAGGTGCTGGCCGAAGACCAGGTGCTGTGGCTGCCGCCGCTGCAAGCCGGCACCATCATCGCCCTGGGCCTGAACTACGCCGAGCACGCCAAGGAACTGGCTTTCGGCGCCCGGCAGGACGAGCCGCTGGCCTTTCTGAAAGGCCCGGGCACGCTGGTGGGGCACCGCGGTCTGACGCCACGCCCGGCGGATGCGGCCTTCATGCACTACGAATGCGAACTGGCAGTGGTGATCGGCCGCACGGCGAAGAAGGTGAAGCAGGCGGACGCCTTGAGCTGCGTGGCCGGCTACACCGTGGCCAACGACTACGCGGTGCGCGACTACCTGGAAAACTGGCTGCGGCCCAACCTGCGCGTGAAGAACCGCGACCAGGCCACCGCGCTGGGCCCTTGGCTGGTCAACGCCGACGAAGTGCCCGACCCCCAGGCCTTGGCCCTGTGCACCCGCGTGAACGGCCAGGTCACCCAGCGGGGCCACACCCGCGACATGATCCACTCGGTGGCGGCCTTGGTCGAATACCTCTCTTCCTTCATGACCCTGGGGCCGGGCGACATCATCCTGACCGGCACGCCCGAAGGCGTCGTCAATGTGAAGGCCGGGGACGTGGTGGAAACTGAAATCGACGGCATCGGCTGCCTCGTCAACACCGTGGTCTGA
- a CDS encoding 5-carboxymethyl-2-hydroxymuconate semialdehyde dehydrogenase (PFAM: Aldehyde dehydrogenase family~TIGRFAM: 5-carboxymethyl-2-hydroxymuconate semialdehyde dehydrogenase), which translates to MRIKHLINGQPVASDSYFETINPATQEVLAEVADGGEAEVNAAVQAAKDAFPKWAAMPAPQRAKLVRRLGDLIAAHVPEISETETNDCGQVIGQTRKQLIPRAADNFHYFAEMCVRVNGHTYPTDTHLNYTLFHPVGVCALISPWNVPFMTATWKTAPALAFGNTVVMKMSELSPLSAARLGELAMEAGIPAGVFNLVHGTGRGAGEPLVKHPDVRAISFTGSTVTGNRIVQAAGLKKFSMELGGKSPFVVFDDADLDRALDAAVFMIFSNNGERCTAGSRILVQRNLYASFAAKFADRARRIRVGDPLDEATIVGPMISPAHLAKVRSYIELGPKEGATLLCGGLGQPDLPARVARGNYVLPTVFADVHNRMRIAQEEIFGPVACLIPFDDEADAIAQANDIPYGLSSYVWTENIGRASRVAAAIEAGMCFVNSQNVRDLRQPFGGTKASGTGREGGTWSYEVFLEPKNVCVSLGSHHIPHWGV; encoded by the coding sequence ATGCGCATCAAGCACCTCATCAACGGCCAGCCCGTCGCGAGCGACAGCTACTTCGAAACCATCAACCCCGCCACGCAGGAGGTGCTGGCCGAAGTGGCCGATGGCGGCGAAGCCGAAGTGAACGCCGCGGTGCAGGCGGCCAAGGACGCGTTTCCGAAGTGGGCCGCGATGCCGGCACCCCAACGCGCCAAGCTGGTTCGCCGGCTGGGCGACCTGATCGCAGCGCACGTGCCCGAGATCAGCGAGACTGAAACCAATGACTGCGGCCAGGTCATCGGCCAGACCCGCAAGCAGCTCATCCCGCGCGCTGCCGACAACTTCCACTACTTCGCCGAGATGTGCGTGCGCGTGAATGGCCACACCTACCCCACCGACACGCACCTGAACTACACGCTCTTCCACCCGGTGGGGGTGTGTGCCCTGATCAGCCCCTGGAACGTGCCCTTCATGACCGCCACCTGGAAGACCGCGCCCGCGCTGGCTTTCGGCAACACGGTGGTGATGAAGATGAGCGAACTCTCACCCCTGAGCGCCGCGCGCCTGGGCGAACTGGCAATGGAAGCCGGCATCCCGGCGGGCGTGTTCAACCTGGTGCACGGCACCGGGCGCGGCGCCGGTGAACCGCTGGTGAAGCACCCCGATGTGCGCGCCATCAGCTTCACCGGCAGCACCGTCACCGGCAACCGCATCGTGCAGGCGGCGGGACTGAAGAAGTTCAGCATGGAACTCGGTGGCAAGAGCCCCTTCGTGGTGTTCGACGACGCCGACCTGGACCGCGCGCTGGACGCGGCCGTGTTCATGATCTTTTCCAACAACGGCGAGCGCTGCACCGCGGGCAGCCGCATCCTGGTCCAGCGCAACCTCTACGCCAGCTTCGCCGCGAAGTTTGCCGACCGCGCGAGGCGCATCCGGGTGGGCGACCCGCTGGACGAAGCCACCATCGTCGGCCCGATGATCAGCCCGGCCCACCTGGCCAAGGTGCGCAGCTACATCGAACTGGGCCCCAAGGAGGGCGCCACGCTCTTGTGTGGCGGCCTGGGCCAGCCCGACCTGCCCGCGCGCGTGGCCCGAGGCAACTACGTTCTGCCCACGGTGTTTGCCGATGTGCACAACCGCATGCGCATCGCGCAAGAAGAAATCTTCGGCCCGGTGGCCTGCCTGATCCCCTTCGACGACGAAGCCGACGCCATTGCCCAGGCCAACGACATCCCCTATGGCCTGTCCAGCTACGTCTGGACCGAAAACATCGGCCGCGCCAGCCGCGTGGCCGCGGCCATCGAGGCCGGCATGTGTTTCGTCAACAGCCAGAACGTGCGCGACCTGCGCCAGCCCTTCGGGGGCACCAAGGCCAGCGGCACCGGGCGCGAAGGCGGCACCTGGAGCTACGAGGTGTTCCTGGAACCCAAGAACGTGTGCGTCTCATTGGGTTCGCACCACATTCCTCATTGGGGAGTCTGA
- a CDS encoding 3,4-dihydroxyphenylacetate 2,3-dioxygenase (PFAM: Catalytic LigB subunit of aromatic ring-opening dioxygenase~TIGRFAM: 3,4-dihydroxyphenylacetate 2,3-dioxygenase): protein MGKLALVAKITHVPSMYLSELPGPRQGTRRDAIEGHQEIGRRCRERGVDTLVVFDTHWLVNANYHLNCAPHFKGLYTSNELPHFISNMPFECPGNPALGQLLAKVASEHGVETLAHHATTLDPEYGTLVPLRYMNADQRFKVISVSALCTVHYLNDSARLGWALRRAVEDHYDGTVAFLASGSLSHRFAQNGLAPEYAFKIWSPFLEQLDRRVVQMWENGEWADFCAMLPEYAAKGHGEGFMHDTAMMLGALGWSAYDGQAEVVTPYFGASGTGQINAVFPVTPQDGSAIPKAVASAADGYTSVATRL, encoded by the coding sequence ATGGGCAAACTCGCACTGGTGGCCAAGATCACCCACGTGCCGTCGATGTACCTGAGCGAGTTGCCCGGCCCGCGCCAGGGCACGCGGCGCGACGCCATCGAAGGTCACCAGGAAATCGGCCGCCGTTGCCGCGAAAGGGGCGTGGACACCCTGGTGGTGTTCGACACCCACTGGCTGGTGAACGCCAACTACCACCTGAACTGCGCACCACACTTCAAGGGCCTGTACACCAGCAACGAGCTGCCGCACTTCATCAGCAACATGCCCTTTGAATGCCCGGGCAACCCGGCGCTCGGCCAGTTGCTGGCCAAAGTGGCCAGCGAACACGGTGTGGAGACGCTCGCCCACCATGCCACCACGCTGGACCCCGAGTACGGCACCCTGGTGCCCCTGCGCTACATGAACGCCGACCAGCGCTTCAAGGTCATTTCGGTGTCCGCGCTGTGCACGGTGCACTACCTGAACGACAGCGCCCGCCTGGGCTGGGCCCTGCGCCGCGCGGTGGAAGACCACTACGACGGCACCGTGGCCTTCCTGGCCAGCGGGTCCTTGAGCCACCGCTTCGCGCAGAACGGCCTGGCGCCCGAATACGCCTTCAAGATCTGGAGCCCCTTCCTGGAACAGCTGGACCGGCGCGTGGTGCAGATGTGGGAAAACGGCGAATGGGCCGACTTCTGCGCCATGCTGCCCGAGTACGCCGCCAAGGGCCATGGCGAAGGTTTCATGCACGACACCGCCATGATGCTGGGGGCCCTGGGCTGGAGCGCCTACGACGGCCAGGCCGAGGTGGTGACGCCGTACTTCGGCGCCAGCGGCACGGGTCAGATCAACGCGGTGTTCCCGGTGACACCGCAAGACGGTTCAGCCATTCCCAAAGCGGTGGCTTCAGCCGCCGACGGCTACACCTCCGTGGCCACCCGACTCTGA
- a CDS encoding hypothetical protein (PFAM: Bacterial protein of unknown function (DUF885)), producing the protein MHTRRHLLACLLSGPWAGVATARTVRPAPSADAAFDTLAERCFNARMALDPLTASVTTADPRYEGLLAITIAPEHLARVRRLNEQVARGLRTLPPESLDPARRLSHELLQWDVDMALKGDAFPDHLIPMNHFGGLPLQLATMGSGDQGQPLKTPQDFDHYLARLARLPAYNRQAIANMRQGMRRGVTVPRVLIESGRDTFARLAEPDFDKSPFSAALKAMPTEIGAAQRNRIARAYQRLFERDLRPSLAGLADFTNGAYARACRSSDGLGALPDGAAWYQHLVRWHTTTEMSADEIHALGLAEVQRIHGEMAQVQQRLGVAGSVLDFLRWHEQEPRFHPYTSWDEIARTHADLDARLTPLLPRLFGRQPRQVLEVRAMPELQRASASSYYNPAAPDGSRPGIFFVGSPEPPQRYSSSYLTSLLLHEGRPGHHFQISIQQELKLPSFRRFGWSTAFGEGWALYAETLGHEMGLYEDPNQWLGHLKMELTRAVRLVTDTGLHARGWTHAQTIRYMMDNQGESQAEARLATERYMAWPGQALGYKIGALRIQQLRRQAQAALGERFTLADFHDLVLSQGTVPLQVLQGMVQAWIGQGGGRP; encoded by the coding sequence ATGCACACCCGACGTCACCTGCTGGCTTGCCTGTTATCGGGTCCCTGGGCTGGGGTGGCCACCGCGCGCACTGTGCGGCCCGCGCCGTCCGCCGATGCGGCTTTCGACACCCTGGCCGAGCGCTGCTTCAACGCGCGCATGGCGCTGGACCCCCTGACCGCCTCGGTCACCACCGCCGACCCGCGTTACGAAGGCCTGCTGGCCATCACCATCGCACCGGAGCACCTGGCCCGCGTTCGGCGTTTGAACGAGCAGGTGGCACGGGGCCTGCGAACGCTGCCGCCTGAAAGCCTGGACCCCGCCCGGCGCCTCAGCCACGAACTGCTGCAGTGGGATGTGGACATGGCGCTCAAGGGCGACGCCTTCCCCGACCACCTGATACCGATGAACCACTTCGGTGGCCTGCCGCTGCAATTGGCCACCATGGGCAGCGGTGACCAGGGTCAACCGCTCAAGACGCCACAGGACTTCGACCATTACCTGGCCCGCCTGGCGCGCCTGCCGGCCTACAACCGCCAGGCCATCGCCAACATGCGCCAGGGCATGCGGCGCGGCGTTACCGTGCCGCGGGTGCTGATCGAATCCGGCCGCGACACCTTCGCCCGGCTGGCCGAGCCGGACTTCGACAAGTCGCCGTTCTCGGCCGCGCTGAAGGCGATGCCGACCGAAATCGGCGCCGCGCAACGCAACCGCATCGCGCGTGCCTACCAGCGCCTGTTCGAGCGCGACCTGCGCCCGTCCCTGGCCGGGCTGGCTGATTTCACCAACGGGGCCTATGCGCGGGCCTGCCGATCCAGCGACGGGTTGGGCGCGCTGCCAGACGGCGCGGCCTGGTACCAGCACCTGGTGCGCTGGCACACCACCACCGAGATGTCGGCCGACGAGATCCATGCACTGGGCCTGGCCGAAGTGCAGCGCATCCACGGCGAGATGGCCCAGGTGCAGCAGCGCTTGGGCGTGGCCGGCAGCGTGCTTGACTTCCTGCGCTGGCACGAGCAGGAGCCGCGCTTTCACCCCTACACCAGTTGGGACGAAATCGCGCGTACCCACGCCGACCTGGACGCGCGCCTCACACCCCTGTTGCCGCGCCTGTTTGGCCGCCAGCCGCGCCAGGTGCTGGAGGTGCGTGCCATGCCGGAACTGCAGCGCGCTTCGGCCAGTTCCTACTACAACCCCGCCGCGCCCGACGGCTCGCGCCCCGGCATCTTCTTCGTCGGCTCGCCCGAGCCGCCGCAGCGTTACAGCAGCAGCTACCTCACCAGCCTGCTGCTGCACGAAGGCCGGCCGGGCCACCACTTCCAGATCAGCATCCAGCAGGAGCTGAAACTGCCCTCGTTCCGACGCTTCGGCTGGAGCACGGCTTTCGGCGAGGGCTGGGCCTTGTACGCCGAAACCCTGGGCCACGAGATGGGTCTGTACGAAGACCCGAACCAATGGCTGGGCCACCTGAAGATGGAGCTGACCCGCGCCGTGCGGCTGGTGACCGACACCGGCTTGCACGCCAGGGGCTGGACGCACGCGCAGACCATTCGCTACATGATGGACAACCAGGGCGAAAGCCAGGCCGAGGCGCGCCTGGCCACCGAGCGCTACATGGCCTGGCCCGGCCAGGCCCTGGGCTACAAGATCGGCGCGCTGCGCATCCAGCAACTGCGCCGCCAGGCCCAGGCCGCGCTGGGCGAGCGCTTCACGCTGGCCGATTTCCACGACCTGGTGCTGTCGCAGGGCACGGTGCCGCTGCAGGTGCTGCAGGGCATGGTGCAAGCCTGGATCGGCCAGGGCGGCGGCCGGCCCTGA
- a CDS encoding ketopantoate reductase (PFAM: Ketopantoate reductase PanE/ApbA; Ketopantoate reductase PanE/ApbA C terminal~TIGRFAM: 2-dehydropantoate 2-reductase), with product MKVCIAGVGAIGGLFAGWLGTKLPTAELQLSALARGATLAALKGQGLQLQDAGGARTVALRASDDASVLGPQDLVVLAVKGPALPAMAAQLPPLLGPHTTVLVAMNGVPWWFFDHASATPGPCAGLRLGAVDPGDAVRTAIPTQQVLGCVVHVSAAAPQPGEVKHVNGNGLILGEPAGGPSARLDATAKLLGRAGFAITTSHHIQRDIWFKLWGNMTMNPVSAITQAPCDQILDDPLVRGFCSAVMLEANAIGALFACGIDQVPEQRHAVTRKLGRFKTSMLQDLEAGRALEIDALVTVVRDIGAHLGLATPNIDALLGLVRLLGRGRGLYPPG from the coding sequence ATGAAGGTCTGCATCGCGGGCGTGGGCGCCATCGGCGGCTTGTTTGCCGGCTGGCTGGGCACGAAGTTGCCGACGGCCGAGCTGCAACTCAGCGCGCTGGCGCGTGGTGCCACGCTGGCCGCCCTGAAGGGCCAGGGGCTGCAACTGCAGGACGCCGGCGGTGCCCGCACCGTGGCGCTGCGGGCCAGTGACGATGCCAGCGTGCTGGGCCCGCAGGACCTGGTGGTGCTGGCGGTGAAGGGCCCGGCGCTGCCGGCCATGGCGGCGCAGCTGCCGCCGCTGCTGGGCCCGCACACCACGGTGCTGGTGGCCATGAACGGCGTGCCCTGGTGGTTCTTCGACCATGCGTCGGCCACGCCCGGCCCCTGTGCGGGCCTGCGCCTGGGCGCGGTGGACCCGGGCGATGCGGTGCGCACCGCCATCCCCACGCAGCAGGTGCTGGGCTGCGTGGTGCATGTGTCGGCCGCTGCGCCGCAGCCGGGCGAGGTGAAGCATGTCAACGGCAACGGCCTGATCCTGGGCGAACCGGCGGGCGGTCCCTCGGCCCGCCTGGACGCCACGGCCAAGCTGCTCGGCCGCGCGGGCTTCGCCATTACCACGTCCCACCACATCCAGCGCGACATCTGGTTCAAGCTCTGGGGCAACATGACCATGAACCCGGTGTCGGCCATCACCCAGGCACCCTGCGACCAGATCCTGGACGACCCGCTGGTGCGCGGTTTCTGCAGCGCGGTGATGCTGGAGGCCAACGCGATCGGCGCCTTGTTCGCTTGCGGCATCGATCAAGTCCCCGAGCAGCGCCATGCGGTGACGCGCAAGCTGGGCCGCTTCAAGACCAGCATGCTGCAGGACCTGGAAGCCGGCCGTGCGCTGGAAATCGACGCCCTGGTGACGGTGGTGCGCGACATCGGTGCCCACCTGGGCCTGGCCACGCCCAACATCGACGCCTTGCTGGGGTTGGTGCGGCTGCTGGGCCGGGGGCGGGGGCTGTACCCGCCGGGCTGA